A portion of the Musa acuminata AAA Group cultivar baxijiao chromosome BXJ1-1, Cavendish_Baxijiao_AAA, whole genome shotgun sequence genome contains these proteins:
- the LOC135673412 gene encoding major pollen allergen Lol p 11-like: MEMPTITASDDNIIPAIKSGPFPDCGTAVCFLESSHHLSVTFLSLSTIASATMAKHLISAVTAVLAVACVLPSLSVAARNVAGGKQGFVVQGRVFCDTCRAGFETPVSTYTKGAKVRIECRSKATGAKTCNFEGTTDHTGTYNILVADEHEHEICESMLVSSPESRCKTPLQGRERARVFLSHNNGIASDTRYANSLGFQTDTPLSVCAELLKTYEQYEV; this comes from the exons ATGGAAATGCCTACTATTACCGCGAGTGACGATAACATCATCCCGGCCATTAAATCTGGTCCTTTTCCTGATTGCGGCACCGCCGTTTGCTTCCTCGAGTCCTCTCACCACTTGTCAGTCACTTTCCTTTCGCTCTCCACCATCGCTTCCGCGACCATGGCCAAGCATCTAATCTCGGCGGTCACGGCCGTACTGGCGGTGGCGTGCGTCCTCCCGTCGCTCTCTGTCGCCGCGCGCAACGTCGCCGGCGGTAAGCAAGGGTTCGTCGTCCAGGGCCGCGTCTTCTGCGACACCTGCCGCGCTGGGTTTGAGACGCCAGTGTCGACCTACACAAAAG GTGCAAAGGTGAGGATCGAGTGTCGATCCAAAGCCACTGGTGCCAAGACATGCAATTTTGAGGGCACGACTGACCACACAGGTACCTATAACATTCTAGTTGCAGACGAGCATGAACACGAGATCTGCGAATCTATGCTTGTTAGCAGTCCAGAAAGTAGATGCAAGACCCCACTCCAGGGTCGTGAGAGGGCTCGTGTGTTCCTCAGCCACAACAATGGCATTGCCTCCGACACCAGATACGCAAACTCGCTGGGCTTCCAGACGGACACTCCCTTGTCGGTCTGCGCCGAGCTGCTCAAGACCTATGAACAATATGAAGTTTAA